In Lewinella sp. 4G2, the DNA window CAGTATGGTCGCCACTGATGACCTTTTCGGAGAAGGTTTTCATCCGGCTCAGCGTATCTTTTACGTCGGGCATCACGTCTTCTCCGTCGACCAGAATCTTGCCTTCTCCACGATTGCGCAGCGCGACGTGCAGTACGGCGCGGCCTTCCGTCCCGTTGATCGTTTCCCCCGAAAACATCTTCTCAATGGCCTCCTTCACGCCACATTCTTCGGCCAGCCGGTACAGCGTATCCAGGGTTTCCTGGGTGATGATGTTTTTGGAGTAGTCCAGTAAGATGTCCTCGAAAGTCTGGCTGAAGTGCTCGAAACGTTGGGGGTCCTGCGCGAAGAGGTCCTTCATGTGCCGCGCTTCCATTTCGTGGGCGTGCATTTCTAGTTCTTTCCAGGCGAGGGTTTGGGTGGGGTCAATTGCGGGTAACATGGGTCAATTTTTGCGGTCTGTGGCTAGGGCAACAAACTTAGTCAATTTTTGTGCGCTGCCGCGGGTGCGAAGAAATGGGATTTACCGGTCCCCAGGCTAAGGTGCAACAGCCACGCAATGGGCATTCTTAGACGGAGGATAGAGCGCAATGCCAACAAGGAATTGATCGTTAGCTTTGCACCTTTACTTTCCGCCCCAACCCCAATGAGTGTAAGCGTACAGAACCTGACCAAGATCTACGGCGACCAACGGGCCGTGGATAATATCTCCTTCGAGGCCCACCCCGGGCAGATCCTCGGTTTCCTCGGGCCCAACGGCGCCGGGAAGACGACCACGATGAAGATTCTGACCTGCTACCTCAGCCAGAGCGCGGGGAAAGCCTCAGTCTGTGGCCACGACGTGGAGACCGACAGCCTGGCCGTCCGCCGGCAGGTAGGCTACTTGCCGGAGCACAATCCTTTATATAAGGACATGTACGTGCGGGAGTACCTCCAGTTTGCCGCCAATGCCAACAAGGTGCCAAGCGCCAAACGGAGGATTGAAGAATTGGTAGACATGACCGGCCTGGGCCGCGAAGCCCACAAGCAGATCGGAGCCCTTTCCAAAGGCTACCGCCAACGGGTTGGCCTCGCTCAGGCGATGCTCCACGACCCAAAGGTGCTGATCCTCGACGAGCCAACCTCCGGGTTGGACCCGAACCAACTGGCGGAGATCCGACAGCTCATCAAGCAATTGGGGAAAGAAAAAACGGTTATCTTCAGTACCCACATCATGCAGGAGGTCCAGGCCCTTTGCGATCGGGTGATCATCATTGACCGCGGCCGCCTCGTTGCTGATGACCCAATCGAGATGTTGAAGCGACGCCTCAGTGGAGGTTCCTCCCTGATCGTTTCCTTCGATAAGGAGGTGGACCAGCAACGACTGAACGGCATTCAGGGTGTCACCAAAGTGGAAAATCAGGATAGCCCCTTCACCTACCGCCTTTACCTGGAGGGGAAGGCCGACGCACGGGCGGAAGTATTCCACTTTGCCGTAGCGAACTCACTGGTGCTGCTCGCCATGCGGCAAGAAGACCTCAGCGTGGAGGAAGTATTCCGCGCCCTCACCAGTAAAGCGACCGCTTAATCGGCTTAACCAACCATTCGCCGCCGCGGACAACCCTTTAGCGCATGACTCTACGCTTACTCCCTTTCCTCTTCCTACTGGCTTGCGCCTCTTCGTTGATGAGCCAGACCAAGCTTACTGCGGACTTCTCTTTCCCGGACGGGATCTACCTGAGCCACGCAGCCGTACTGGCCGTCCAACCGGACCTGGGCTGGGAGGCCATTAACGGGGAAATGGTCCAGCTACCAGAAGCCTACCGGGTTCAGATTGAGGGTTACCAGTACAAGGACGCTACCCTTGACCCGGGGATGATGCCTTACGCGATTGGGCTGGACGGTGAGCTTTACCTATTCGTACAACGTAATGTGGCGCGCAATTTTTACGAGTTCACCGGTTTACGCTTGGTGGGAACGCTCTCTACCATTGCGTTCGATACGGTGGTAACCACGCGCCAACTGATGAAGGCCTACAACCCGGCGAATGGGTACGCCTTTCGGGAAGCCTGGGTAGAGCGGGAAAAGAACGTGGTGATGCATAAGGTCCTCCACTTCCCGAGTGGTCGCCTTTTTCGGAAAGAGCAAGAAAGTCTAATGGTGTCCATGTCTGAAGACAAGGAACTCAGCCAGGCGCTGCGTGAGTTGCCGGAGGTGACCGATGAGTACCTCGACCGTGCGGTGCGGTTGTACAATGAGCGCTACCCTACCCTGCTGCGGCCGGAGTGAGCCGTCCCGCTGCAAAGCTTTAAGTTTCAAGCCAATTATTATGCTAGCCATTTTTCGCAAGGAGATCAATTCATTTTTCAGTAGCCTCATCGGTTACCTGGTGATTGGAGTTTTCCTGTTGGTGACGGGCCTGTTCATGTTTGTTTTCCCGGATACAAGCCTGCTTAACTTTGGCTACGCGAGTCTCGGGCCCTTCTTCTCACTGGCGCCCAACATCCTCACTTTCATTATCCCGGCCATCTGTATGCGGGCCTTCGCGGAGGAACGGCAGACGGGAGCCATCGAACTGCTTGTCACCAGGCCGCTGAAGGATATTGAAATCGTGCTGGGGAAATTCCTGGCCTGCCTCGGGCTGGTCCTCATCGCGTTACTCCCCACCCTACTCTACTACTATACCGTGTACCAACTTGGCTCTCCGGTGGGTAATATCGATGCGGGTGGGACGATTGGAAGTTACATTGGTTTGGTCTTTCTGGCCATGGCCTTCGTGAGCATTGGGTTGTTTGCGAGTTCGCTAACGAGTAACCAAATCGTCAGTTTTCTATTGGCCCTGGCGCTGTCCTTCTTCCTCTACTTTGGTTTCAGCCTCGTGGCGAGCCTACCGATCTTTTTCCTGAATGGGGAGAATTTCATCGCCGGGCTGGGGATGCAGCAACATTTCCACAGTTTGGGCCGGGGTCTGATTGACAGCCGCGACGTAATCTATTTCGTTTCGTTGACCGCGTTCTTCATTCTCCTCACCGTCATCAGTCTGGAGCGGCGTAAGTGGTAGCAGCGTGGCGGTTTACGGCTAAAGAACTTGCGCTGCGTACGTCAGCTTACTTTTCTGCCAGTCCTACCGTTAAATAATTGTCTACTGACGGTAGTACCTTTGCCGTTGAAATTATAAGATTCGAAATCCAACGTGGTTTCCCAGCCCAGCCAACCTATGTTAAACCGCCTTTTACTCTGTACCCTCGTTGCCGGCCTCCTCTTTTCGTGTAAGGATGACTTCAGCCTGGAGGGTGATTTTCAGGATGTCCCAACGGCTTATGCCTTCCTGGACGCCGATGATGATCGCCACTTCGTGCGGGTCCAGAAGGCTTTCCTGGAGGCGGGTGGTGACGCTAACCAAAACGCGGCCATTGCGGATTCTATCTTTTACGGGGAGAACGACGCCATGGTGATCCTACGCAATCTAACGCGCAACGATAGCACGGAATTAATGCGCGTCAACGGAGAGGACTTCGGTCTGGACCGTGAAGATGGCGTCTTCGCTACCTCGCCCAACATCCTGTATACCCTGGAGGACGGAGATCTGGAGCTCCGTGGTGGCGACGAGATCAACCTGATCGTCCGCCGGCCTGGGGAGACGGATGCGGTGGCAGAGACTTCCATGCTGCGGGAGATTGAAATTACCCGCCCTGTGGAGCCCTTTGCCGTGATTGACGACTACCGCCGTTCCCTGAACGTCACCTGGTCTAAGGGAGACAACGCGGCGGCCTACGCCGTGAGTGTAGTATTTAAGATCAATGAGATCAACCTTAACGATCCCGCGCTGACCCAGGAAGTCGAGCTGGAGTGGATGGTAAATAATGAATACATCCCCGGCGATGACGAGGAGTCCGGACGTTTCGTGACGATCCGCATCGATAATGAAGCCTTTTACCGATTCCTGGGGGAGAACCTGGAGCCTGATGATAATCTCCGCCGTCGCTTTTTAGGGATGGACATCAACGTGGTAGCCGCAGGTGAGGAGATCGTCGAGCGCCGCCAACTCGATAACGCGAATCAGGGGATCACTTCTTCTCAGGTTACCCCCACCTACACCAATCTGGAGGGTGGCCTCGGTCTGGTAACCAGCACCACGCGCACCTCCCTGGAGAACGTGGCCCTGGATAATTCCAGCATCGACAGCTTACGCGACGGCATCTACACCCGCCTGCTGAACTTCTAGGTTCCTACTAACAAGCAACCCTAGCCTGAATTGGCGCTACTTGGTGTTCGAATCCTCCATGATGGATTTGCGCCGGTAGTATTCGATGATCTTCTTCGCCGTGCTCAAGTTGGTCACCTCCGCAATTTCAGAAGCCAGCGCGTTTTGCACCTTTTTGGGGCTACCGAAGTGGGCCATCAGTTTCTGCACTGTTTTATCACCGATGCCGGGAATCTTGTGTAGTTCCGTCCCCACCATACCCAGACTGCGCTTGTTGCGGTGATGGCGGAGAGAAAAACGGTGGGCCTCGTCCCGACACTGCTGGATCAGCCGGAGGGATTCAGATTTTTTATTGATGTGCAGGGGCACCGTATCGTTCGGGAAGTAGATCTCCTCCAGGCGTTTGGCGATACCTACTACAACCATCTTCCCACGTAAACCTAAGAGGTCAACACTTTCCATGGCGTGGCTGAGCTGGCCTTTGCCGCCGTCAATGATAACGAGTTGGGGCAAGGGTTCCCCTTCGTCCAGTAACCGGCGGTAGCGGCGGTGGACGACCTCCGTCATACTCGCGAAATCATCTGGCCCGACGACGGTCTTGATGTTGTAGTGGCGGTAGTCTTTCTTGCTCGGTTTACCATTCTTGAAGACCACACAGGCACTCGCCGGATTGGTCCCCTGAATATTGGAGTTATCGAAACACTCGATGTGCATGGGTAGCTCGTCCATTTGCAGGTCGGACTGCAAGGTCCGAAGTACTCGCTCAGCTGGGGTCTGGCGGTTGGCATTGTTTATGCGCTGCTTCTTACGCTGAAGGAGCATGTACTTCGCATTCTTGACGCTCAGATCGAGCAATTTGCGCTTGTCGCCAATTTTTGGAACGGTTACCGCCGCGTCGACACCGGGGAGTTCCAGGTCGTGATCGAGAATAACTTCCGGTGCGATACTGTTGAAGCGATCCCGCAATTCGGGGATGGCGTAGGTCAGGAGGCTCTCTTCGTCATCGTCCAGGTTCATTTCAATCTCCTGCGTCGTGGTATGGATTATGGCACCGTTGACGATCTTGATGTAGTTCAGGAAAGCCTCGTTGTGTTCGGTGTCGACGGCCATTCCGAAGACGTCGACATCCCGAATGGTAATGCTGACGATCTGCGATTTGGCCTGGTAATTCTTGAAGCTCTTAAGTTTCTCCTGAATTTGAGCGGCCCGTTCAAATTCCATTTCCTCGGCGAGTTCCGTCATGCGGGCTTCGAAGTGACGGCGGACTTCGGCAAAGTTGCCCTTCAGGATGTTGCGGACCTGGTCGATCTTTTCATTGTAATTCTCCTCGCTTTCCTCCCCCACGCAGGGCCCCTCGCAATTCTTGATGTGGTATTCGAGGCAGACCTTGAACTTGCCCGCTTCGATGTTATCCTGGCTCAGATTCAGGTTGCAGGTACGTAACGGGAACAGTTGTTTGATGAGATCGAGAATGATCTTTAGTCTACCCTTGCTGGTGTAAGGGCCAAAGTATTGCGAGCCATCCCGCCGCACCTGGCGGGTGATGAAGACGCGGGGGAAGCGCTCATTCTTGATGCAGATGTAGGAGTAATTCTTATCGTCCTTCAGGTTGATGTTGTACCGGGGCTGATGGGTCTTGATCAGTGCATTTTCTAGCAGTAGCGCGTCTGCTTCCGTCTCCACGATGGTGAACTCGAGCCGGGCGGCGTTCTTGACCATGATGCGCGTGCGGTGGAGACGGTCCTTACGCTCCCCGAAGTAGCTGGCGACCCGGTTGCGCAGCACCTTGGCTTTACCTACGTACAAAATAGTATCATCCGGCCCGATGAACCGGTACACGCCAGGCTGCTTGGGTACCGTATCGGCGATGGCTTTAAAATCTTCCGTCTTCATGCCCCAGGGGAACGCATCCGTGGTGGATGTGTTGAATTAATCCCAACCGAATTATACAATTTGTGGCAACAAACAGCAGCCGCTTTAGCATCATCCCACTTTCTCAATCACTCAGGCTTATTCCACTTGTGCTGCTCAAGTGCATTGAAGAAGAGGTTTGGTGATTTTGCCCGCGTCTCGTACTTAAAACGGCGGCTCACCACCAAACGATCCTTAGTGGAGAAAAGGAAGATCATCGG includes these proteins:
- the gldA gene encoding gliding motility-associated ABC transporter ATP-binding subunit GldA — its product is MSVSVQNLTKIYGDQRAVDNISFEAHPGQILGFLGPNGAGKTTTMKILTCYLSQSAGKASVCGHDVETDSLAVRRQVGYLPEHNPLYKDMYVREYLQFAANANKVPSAKRRIEELVDMTGLGREAHKQIGALSKGYRQRVGLAQAMLHDPKVLILDEPTSGLDPNQLAEIRQLIKQLGKEKTVIFSTHIMQEVQALCDRVIIIDRGRLVADDPIEMLKRRLSGGSSLIVSFDKEVDQQRLNGIQGVTKVENQDSPFTYRLYLEGKADARAEVFHFAVANSLVLLAMRQEDLSVEEVFRALTSKATA
- the uvrC gene encoding excinuclease ABC subunit UvrC, which codes for MKTEDFKAIADTVPKQPGVYRFIGPDDTILYVGKAKVLRNRVASYFGERKDRLHRTRIMVKNAARLEFTIVETEADALLLENALIKTHQPRYNINLKDDKNYSYICIKNERFPRVFITRQVRRDGSQYFGPYTSKGRLKIILDLIKQLFPLRTCNLNLSQDNIEAGKFKVCLEYHIKNCEGPCVGEESEENYNEKIDQVRNILKGNFAEVRRHFEARMTELAEEMEFERAAQIQEKLKSFKNYQAKSQIVSITIRDVDVFGMAVDTEHNEAFLNYIKIVNGAIIHTTTQEIEMNLDDDEESLLTYAIPELRDRFNSIAPEVILDHDLELPGVDAAVTVPKIGDKRKLLDLSVKNAKYMLLQRKKQRINNANRQTPAERVLRTLQSDLQMDELPMHIECFDNSNIQGTNPASACVVFKNGKPSKKDYRHYNIKTVVGPDDFASMTEVVHRRYRRLLDEGEPLPQLVIIDGGKGQLSHAMESVDLLGLRGKMVVVGIAKRLEEIYFPNDTVPLHINKKSESLRLIQQCRDEAHRFSLRHHRNKRSLGMVGTELHKIPGIGDKTVQKLMAHFGSPKKVQNALASEIAEVTNLSTAKKIIEYYRRKSIMEDSNTK
- the gldF gene encoding gliding motility-associated ABC transporter permease subunit GldF; this encodes MLAIFRKEINSFFSSLIGYLVIGVFLLVTGLFMFVFPDTSLLNFGYASLGPFFSLAPNILTFIIPAICMRAFAEERQTGAIELLVTRPLKDIEIVLGKFLACLGLVLIALLPTLLYYYTVYQLGSPVGNIDAGGTIGSYIGLVFLAMAFVSIGLFASSLTSNQIVSFLLALALSFFLYFGFSLVASLPIFFLNGENFIAGLGMQQHFHSLGRGLIDSRDVIYFVSLTAFFILLTVISLERRKW